In Mercenaria mercenaria strain notata chromosome 13, MADL_Memer_1, whole genome shotgun sequence, a single window of DNA contains:
- the LOC128547992 gene encoding uncharacterized protein LOC128547992, whose translation MDVTDFVLFHTDPLRKPVDLKCWDYDFNEMMCNWSLAVEYHNPGDINTTCEYYNASNDETSVQSTTGSFWEQCPNMVNTSCRWDPLSYPAPISTIDVRVTVRNTRRNVSEVIYQTFNKFDIVEPGPVTELKGYWKPLQNRCVELQWKPSSPTRSYVFIVTYR comes from the exons ATGGATGTCACAGATTTTGTTTTATTCCACACAGATCCTCTACGCAAGCCTGTGGACCTAAAGTGTTGGGATTATGATTTTAATGAGATGATGTGTAACTGGTCCCTGGCTGTGGAATATCATAATCCGGGTGACATAAACACCACATGTGAATATTATAATGCCAGTAATGATGAAACCAGTGTGCAGTCTACAAC TGGTAGCTTCTGGGAGCAGTGCCCTAACATGGTTAACACTTCCTGTCGTTGGGATCCTTTATCATATCCAGCACCCATATCAACAATAGATGTAAGGGTCACTGTGAGGAACACCAGGCGAAATGTTTCAGAAGTGATATATCAAACATTCAATAAATTTGATATAG TTGAACCAGGGCCTGTGACTGAACTGAAGGGGTATTGGAAACCATTGCAAAACCGATGTGTAGAGCTTCAATGGAAACCATCAAGTCCAACCAGATCTTACGTGTTTATTGTGACCTACAGATAA